The Nocardioides marmorisolisilvae genomic interval GGCTTCCCCACCGTCCCCGGCCTGCTGGACCGCTGCCGGGCCCCGTTCGCCGCCACCGGTCTCGCCATGCCGTGGTACACGACGTTCGGCAACCACGATGGCCTGGTGCAGGGGAACGCCCCGTCCGACCGAGAGTTCAACCTGATCGCCACCGGGGCGTTGAAGGTCACCGGGTTCCCGTTAGGGCTCGACTCCAGCAAGCTGGTGGCTGCGGTCCTCAGCGGCGACTCGGCCGCGCTTCTCACCCTGCTCACCGCGGGACCCGCCAAGCTCGTCAAGGCGGATCACAACAGGCGACAGCTCGTGCACAAGGAGGTGATCAACGAGTACTTCAACACGATCACCACGCCGGTCGGCCACGGCTACACGGCGGACAACCGCGACCACAACACCGCCTACTACTCGTTCGACAAGGGCGGCGTGCACTTCATCTCGCTCGACACCTGCGACACGTTCGGCTACTCCGAGGGCTCGATCGACCACGCTCAGTTCGTCTGGCTCGGCAACGAACTGAAGCAGCACAGCTCGCGCTATCTCGACACGAACGGGCAGTGGGTGGCCGGCAACGGCACGGACCAGCTGATCGTGATCTTCAGCCACCACACGGTCGAAACGATGACCAACCCGATCGGCTTGAACCGAGTCCTCGGCGACACCGTCGCCACGCTGCTGTTGCAGTTCCCCAACGTCGTCCTCTGGGTCAACGGACACACGCACCGCAACACTGTGGTGCCCTACCCGCGAGCGGCCGGAGCGGCTGTGGGCGGCGGGTTCTGGGAGGTCAACACCGCGGCGCACATCGACTGGCCGCAACAGGCCCGGGTCGTCGAACTCGTCGACAACGGCGACGGGACGCTCTCGGTCTTCGGCACGATCGTCGACCACGCCGCCCCCAACGCGTGGCCGGCGAATCCGATCACGCCGCTCGAGCTGGCCGCGCTGTCGCGCGAACTGGGAGCCAACGACTGGCAGAACGAGACGCCGACAGTGACCGAGGACGGCAAGCGCG includes:
- a CDS encoding TIGR03767 family metallophosphoesterase; amino-acid sequence: MDDEQAAPAAADPTPGISRRKALGLGAAAAGAVAAGSLLRPGAAAADSVPPTAYPVAPVGSTLDKTLLRGAPGAGGYRRIVDGPGEPAVVRSDLLGGAARGSGTRTPLAAFAQFTDMHLVDAQSPARVEFIDEVGGAVTGAYRAQEMLSLHVAQAMVQAMNGLASAAPVTGRSLDFLVSTGDNADNTQYNEIRWHIDVLDGRQTVRPDSGNITKWEGVGGRNDPSSYYWHPDGTPRLGGPDDPHTKYGFPTVPGLLDRCRAPFAATGLAMPWYTTFGNHDGLVQGNAPSDREFNLIATGALKVTGFPLGLDSSKLVAAVLSGDSAALLTLLTAGPAKLVKADHNRRQLVHKEVINEYFNTITTPVGHGYTADNRDHNTAYYSFDKGGVHFISLDTCDTFGYSEGSIDHAQFVWLGNELKQHSSRYLDTNGQWVAGNGTDQLIVIFSHHTVETMTNPIGLNRVLGDTVATLLLQFPNVVLWVNGHTHRNTVVPYPRAAGAAVGGGFWEVNTAAHIDWPQQARVVELVDNGDGTLSVFGTIVDHAAPNAWPANPITPLELAALSRELGANDWQNETPTVTEDGKRGKASDRNVELLVRKPF